The following nucleotide sequence is from Geitlerinema sp. PCC 9228.
GCCGCAGCGGAAAAAGAAGCCAGCTTTCCGAAAAAAAACGCCCAACAGAGTCTATTTGCCCAACGTTTGTGTCGTTTGCTGCGCGAACAGTTCCAACTGTCGCCATAAAAAATCAATTGTAACGGTTCCCTTTTGGCATAAGTTCCTCCATGGGTGGAAATATAGAAGATTGTCAAGGTAGCGTCGTTTCGCGAACCAATCGCGTACCGACAACCATTTTCGGATGGAAATCTCAGCGAAATGGTTTTCTTTCTCAATTTAGCGTCTCAGTCAATATCGAAAGAGGTTGGCGAGGATTGGGATTTGGTTAGTTTCATGTTTCATATGGAGTTTCGATTGGTGCTATGGTTCAATCACCTTCTTTTTTTGATTGGGAAAGCCTCGATACCAATGCTTTTGCCATCGAACCCAATCGCGCATCGCAAGCGGTGGAGATGACATCGGAGATGGGTTACGAATCCCAACAATGGCAAATGTACTTACAGTTTTTGGCTTTGGGAGGATTGCAACAGTGGTTGCAGCAGCGATCGCTGGCAGTGCCAGTAGAAGCCAAATTTCAGAAAAAATACGCACCGGCTACCAATGCTGTGGGATATCTCCAGGCAGGAGGGTGGAAAATTCTACCGGTGGCAATGGGAAGTTTGACGGATGATGCGATCGCGATGCCGCGGGTTAGCTTGCACTTACCAACGTTTGCCCATCATTTTTACGTGGCGGTGGAAGTGGCGGAAGAAGCAGAACAAGCTCGAATTTTGGGTGTGTTGCGCTACGACAAATTGCGAGAACGCTGCCGCCACGAGTCTCTATCCCCAGAAGAGGATTGGCACGATTTTGTTCCCCTGAGTTGGTTTGAATCACCCGATCGCTTGTTGCTGTATTTGCGATGTTTGGAAGGCGAGGCGTTGCCGTTGCCAGGGGCAAGTGCCATGGCTGCCTGGGAACAGTTGGAAGAACTCACACCAATTGTTTCGCAACTACAAAGCAGCGATCGCCCCTGGTGGGAAATGGTGGCTTACGAACGGGTCAAATCGATTTTAGCCAATCCAGAGTTGCTAGAA
It contains:
- a CDS encoding DUF1822 family protein codes for the protein MVQSPSFFDWESLDTNAFAIEPNRASQAVEMTSEMGYESQQWQMYLQFLALGGLQQWLQQRSLAVPVEAKFQKKYAPATNAVGYLQAGGWKILPVAMGSLTDDAIAMPRVSLHLPTFAHHFYVAVEVAEEAEQARILGVLRYDKLRERCRHESLSPEEDWHDFVPLSWFESPDRLLLYLRCLEGEALPLPGASAMAAWEQLEELTPIVSQLQSSDRPWWEMVAYERVKSILANPELLELATADQPYQHHRLLERLREICQPAINVAKWLQDEIQTTASELSWVLLPSLTPATSALRSVTADLDAILLQLERNGLEISETARGAYRNMQLGGISLKLYAIASADLPHMPATDTESSHEAIAPSDQWSLLFILSTNAGVTLPVGTTLRISDETDLLLEKKVNPGDRETILYACVVGERWESFSVAIALDDRDAIALPPFIFCPDEEGIS